The following is a genomic window from Chlamydiota bacterium.
GCACGCGCAGTCAAATTCTACAATGAACGCCTGTATGGAAAACAAGCCAGATGGCTTGCAGAAGAATATAAATTTTACCCAGCTTTAAATCTAAAATGCGCATTTTAACCAACACTGTGCGAAAAATCTTAAGCGTAGGAAGACTGCAAGGAATAATTTGCGGCCTATTGCTCCTCTGCTGCTGTAGTTGGCAAAAAACCACCTGGGAAGAACCTTGGGGCAAAGACAAAGAACTTGTGCATTTTGATCGCACAGAAAAAAAGACACAAAAAACATCCTACAATCCGCTATACCACGCCGGGATTTTGATGATTCAATTCCACCAAACGTTCATCTCCCCCATGAACCAAGACAGAAGCAATTTCCGTCCTACAAGCTCGCAATATGCCATGGATGCGATCAAAAGACATGGTTTTGTACAAGGCTTTATCATGGGATGTGATCGCTTAATGCGCGAAAATGATGATGAGTGGGTCTACAATCAAAAAGAGATCAATGGCATCTTGTGGAAATATGACCCTGTCGAATAATAACCTGCGTTTCTAAGTTTATTTCATTCATTCTCAGGGAGATAACTCTTTCTTCTCTTGGCTTTACCTGAGAAATGGCCTTTTGAAAAGCTGGATGAAGAGTTGGACGAAGTCAATTGTTCCTTGCAGCTCTCCTATGAATTGGAGTTGCTGCGTAACATCAGTTAAAAAAATCTTGCAGATTTGTACAGAATTTTACACAACTATCTGATAATTAGATATTTAGTGTTTTACACCCATAAAAAGTTTAGGAGCTTTTATTATAAAATCTATTCATTTATAATAACCCTACCAAATTGAGTATTCTTATGACTAAAATTGCTATTTTGGGCCGTCCCAATGTGGGAAAGTCCTCATATTTCAATAGGCTTTTAAGCAAGCGTTGCGCCATTGTGGATGATGAGGCTGGCACCACACGTGACTATATCTCAAATATGCTAGAGATCGATGATACTTCGATCGAACTGATCGATACAGCAGGGCTCAATCTACACAAAAATGACCCTTTTTCTCTGCAAGCCACTCTAGCTCTGGAGATTGCAGATGCCATTGTCATGATTGTCGATGGAAAAACAGGCCCTCAACTTGAAGATAAAAACATCGCCAAGCT
Proteins encoded in this region:
- a CDS encoding putative membrane protein insertion efficiency factor yields the protein MRILTNTVRKILSVGRLQGIICGLLLLCCCSWQKTTWEEPWGKDKELVHFDRTEKKTQKTSYNPLYHAGILMIQFHQTFISPMNQDRSNFRPTSSQYAMDAIKRHGFVQGFIMGCDRLMRENDDEWVYNQKEINGILWKYDPVE